Proteins co-encoded in one Campylobacter jejuni genomic window:
- the pglF gene encoding UDP-N-acetylglucosamine 4,6-dehydratase (configuration-retaining), producing the protein MIFYKSKRLAFFLTSDIVLILLSVYLAFSLRFSGDIPSIFYHGMMVSAIILLVLKLSFLFVFRIYKVAWRFFSLNEARKIFIALLLAEFCFFLIFYFFSDFFNPFPRSAIVIDFVLSYMFIGTLRISKRMLVDFKPSRMKEEETPCIVVGATSKALHLLKGAKEGSLGLFPVGVVDARKELIGTYCDKFIVEEKEKIKSYVEQGVKTAIIALRLEQEELKKLFEELVAYGICDVKIFSFTRNEARDISIEDLLARKPKDLDDSAVAAFLKDKVVLVSGAGGTIGSELCKQCIKFGAKHLIMVDHSEYNLYKINDDLNLYKEKITPILLSILDKQSLDEVLKTYKPDLILHAAAYKHVPLCEQNPHSAVINNILGTKILCDSAKENKVAKFVMISTDKAVRPTNIMGCTKRVCELYTLSMSDENFEVACVRFGNVLGSSGSVIPKFKAQIANNEPLTLTHPDIVRYFMLVAEAVQLVLQAGAIAKGGELFVLDMGKPVKIIDLAKKMLLLSNRNDLEIKITGLRKGEKLYEELLIDENDAKTHYESIFVAKNEKVDLNWLNKEIENLQICEDISEALLKIVPEFKHNKEGV; encoded by the coding sequence ATGATTTTTTATAAAAGCAAAAGATTAGCATTTTTTTTAACTTCAGATATTGTTTTAATTTTACTTAGCGTTTATCTGGCTTTTTCTTTGAGATTTAGTGGAGATATTCCGAGTATTTTTTATCATGGTATGATGGTTTCTGCTATTATTTTGCTTGTTTTAAAACTTTCATTTTTGTTTGTTTTTAGAATTTATAAAGTAGCTTGGAGATTTTTTTCTCTCAATGAAGCAAGAAAAATTTTTATCGCTTTGCTTTTAGCTGAGTTTTGTTTTTTTCTTATTTTTTATTTTTTTAGTGATTTTTTTAATCCTTTTCCAAGAAGTGCTATTGTGATAGATTTTGTTCTTTCTTATATGTTTATAGGTACTTTAAGAATTAGCAAAAGAATGCTTGTGGATTTTAAACCTTCTAGAATGAAAGAAGAAGAAACTCCTTGTATTGTAGTAGGGGCAACTTCTAAGGCTTTGCATTTGTTAAAAGGTGCAAAAGAAGGTTCTTTAGGGCTTTTTCCTGTAGGCGTAGTTGATGCGAGAAAAGAGCTTATAGGGACTTATTGTGATAAATTTATTGTAGAAGAAAAAGAAAAAATAAAATCTTATGTAGAACAAGGGGTAAAAACTGCCATTATTGCTTTAAGACTTGAACAAGAAGAGCTTAAAAAACTTTTTGAAGAACTTGTAGCTTATGGTATTTGCGATGTAAAAATATTTTCTTTTACAAGAAACGAAGCAAGAGATATCAGTATAGAAGACTTGCTTGCTAGAAAACCAAAAGATTTAGATGATAGTGCTGTGGCGGCTTTTTTAAAAGACAAGGTAGTTTTGGTAAGTGGAGCAGGTGGAACTATAGGCAGTGAACTTTGTAAGCAATGTATTAAATTTGGTGCTAAGCATCTTATCATGGTTGATCATAGTGAGTATAATCTTTATAAGATCAATGATGATTTAAATTTATATAAAGAAAAAATTACTCCTATTTTACTGAGTATTTTAGATAAGCAAAGTTTAGATGAGGTATTAAAAACTTATAAACCCGATCTTATTTTACATGCAGCCGCTTATAAACATGTGCCTCTTTGCGAACAAAATCCACATTCAGCAGTAATCAATAATATTTTAGGAACTAAAATTTTATGCGATAGTGCTAAAGAAAACAAAGTAGCTAAATTTGTGATGATAAGTACAGATAAAGCAGTGCGACCAACAAATATTATGGGTTGCACTAAGAGAGTTTGCGAGCTTTATACTTTAAGTATGAGTGATGAAAATTTTGAAGTTGCTTGTGTGCGTTTTGGTAATGTTTTAGGTTCTAGTGGTAGTGTGATACCGAAATTTAAAGCACAAATTGCCAATAATGAGCCTTTAACTTTAACGCACCCTGATATAGTGCGTTATTTTATGCTTGTGGCTGAGGCAGTGCAACTTGTTTTACAAGCTGGAGCTATCGCAAAAGGGGGAGAACTTTTTGTTTTGGATATGGGTAAGCCTGTGAAAATCATAGATTTAGCTAAAAAAATGCTTTTACTTTCTAATCGCAATGATTTAGAAATTAAAATCACAGGCTTAAGAAAAGGTGAGAAGCTTTATGAAGAGCTTTTGATTGATGAAAATGATGCTAAAACACATTATGAGAGTATTTTTGTAGCAAAGAATGAGAAGGTTGATCTTAATTGGCTTAATAAAGAGATAGAAAATTTACAAATATGTGAAGATATTTCAGAGGCTTTATTAAAGATTGTACCTGAATTTAAACACAATAAAGAAGGTGTATAA
- the pglE gene encoding UDP-N-acetylbacillosamine transaminase — MRFFLSPPHMGGNELKYIEEVFKSNYIAPLGEFVNRFEQSVKDYSKSENALALNSATAALHLALRVAGVKQDDIVLASSFTFIASVAPICYLKAKPVFIDCDETYNIDVDLLKLAIKECEKKPKALILTHLYGNAAKMDEIVEICKENDIVLIEDAAEALGSFYKNKALGTFGEFGVYSYNGNKIITTSGGGMLIGKNKEKIEKARFYSTQARENCLHYEHLDYGYNYRLSNVLGAIGVAQMEVLEQRVLKKREIYEWYKEFLGEYFSFLDELENSRSNRWLSTALINFDKNELNACQKDINISQKNITLHPKISKLIEDLKNKQIETRPLWKAMHTQEVFKGAKAYLNGNSELFFQKGICLPSGTAMSKDDVYEISKLILKSIKA, encoded by the coding sequence ATGAGATTTTTTCTTTCTCCTCCGCATATGGGCGGTAATGAATTAAAATACATAGAAGAAGTTTTTAAAAGCAATTATATAGCACCTTTGGGTGAATTTGTAAATCGCTTTGAACAAAGTGTAAAAGATTATAGCAAAAGTGAAAATGCCTTAGCTTTAAATTCAGCCACAGCGGCTTTGCATTTAGCTTTAAGGGTGGCAGGGGTAAAACAAGATGATATTGTTTTGGCTTCTTCTTTTACTTTTATTGCTTCAGTGGCGCCTATTTGTTATCTTAAAGCAAAACCTGTATTTATAGATTGTGATGAAACTTATAATATCGATGTAGATTTGTTAAAACTTGCCATTAAAGAATGCGAAAAAAAACCAAAAGCATTGATTTTAACTCATCTTTATGGCAATGCGGCTAAAATGGATGAAATTGTTGAAATTTGCAAAGAAAATGACATTGTTTTAATTGAAGATGCTGCTGAAGCTTTAGGAAGTTTTTATAAGAATAAAGCCTTAGGAACTTTTGGAGAATTTGGAGTTTATTCTTATAATGGTAATAAAATTATTACCACTTCAGGTGGAGGTATGCTTATAGGAAAAAATAAAGAAAAGATTGAAAAAGCAAGATTTTATAGCACTCAAGCTAGGGAAAATTGTTTGCATTATGAACATTTAGATTATGGTTATAATTACCGTTTAAGCAATGTTTTAGGAGCTATTGGCGTAGCGCAAATGGAGGTTTTAGAACAAAGAGTGCTTAAAAAAAGAGAAATTTATGAGTGGTATAAAGAATTTTTAGGAGAGTATTTTAGCTTTTTAGATGAATTGGAAAATTCAAGAAGCAATCGCTGGTTAAGTACAGCTTTGATTAATTTTGATAAAAATGAACTTAATGCTTGTCAAAAAGATATAAATATCAGTCAAAAAAATATTACTTTGCATCCAAAAATTTCAAAACTCATAGAAGATTTGAAAAATAAACAAATAGAAACAAGACCATTATGGAAAGCTATGCACACTCAAGAAGTATTTAAAGGAGCTAAGGCTTATCTTAATGGCAATAGTGAGTTATTTTTCCAAAAAGGAATTTGTTTGCCAAGTGGCACGGCGATGAGTAAAGATGATGTTTATGAAATTTCAAAACTGATCTTAAAGAGCATAAAGGCTTAA
- the pglD gene encoding UDP-N-acetylbacillosamine N-acetyltransferase: MARTEKIYIYGASGHGLVCEDVAKNMGYKECIFLDDFKGMKFENTLPKYDFFIAIGNNEIRKKIYQKISENGFKIVNLIHKSALISPSAIVEENAGILIMPYVVINAKAKIEKGVILNTSSVIEHECVIGEFSHVSVGAKCAGNVKIGKNCFLGINSCVLPNLSLADDSILGGGATLVKSQDEKGVFVGVPAKRKI; the protein is encoded by the coding sequence ATGGCAAGAACTGAAAAAATTTATATTTATGGTGCTAGTGGTCATGGGCTTGTTTGTGAAGATGTGGCTAAAAATATGGGTTATAAAGAATGTATTTTTTTAGATGATTTTAAAGGAATGAAATTTGAAAACACCTTACCTAAATATGATTTTTTTATAGCCATAGGAAACAATGAAATTCGAAAAAAGATTTATCAAAAAATTTCAGAAAATGGCTTTAAAATTGTCAATCTTATCCATAAAAGTGCACTTATAAGTCCTAGCGCAATCGTGGAAGAAAATGCAGGAATTTTAATCATGCCTTATGTAGTGATTAACGCTAAAGCTAAAATAGAAAAAGGTGTGATTTTAAATACTTCAAGCGTAATTGAGCATGAATGTGTGATAGGGGAATTTTCTCATGTGAGTGTGGGAGCTAAATGTGCGGGTAATGTAAAAATTGGTAAAAATTGTTTTTTAGGGATTAATTCTTGTGTTTTGCCTAATTTAAGCTTAGCAGATGATAGTATTTTAGGTGGTGGAGCAACTTTGGTTAAAAGTCAAGATGAAAAAGGTGTTTTTGTGGGAGTGCCTGCAAAAAGAAAAATATGA
- the pglC gene encoding undecaprenyl phosphate N,N'-diacetylbacillosamine 1-phosphate transferase: MYEKVFKRIFDFILALVLLVLFSPVILITALLLKITQGGVIFTQNRPGLDEKIFKIYKFKTMSDERDEKGELLSDELRLKAFGKIVRSLSLDELLQLFNVLKGDMSFVGPRPLLVEYLSLYNGEQKLRHKVRPGITGWAQVNGRNAISWQKKFELDVYYVKNISFLLDLKIMFLTALKVLKRSGVSKEGHVTTEKFNGKN; this comes from the coding sequence ATGTATGAAAAAGTTTTTAAAAGAATTTTTGATTTTATTTTAGCTTTAGTGCTTTTAGTACTTTTTTCTCCGGTGATTTTAATCACTGCTTTACTTTTAAAAATCACTCAAGGAGGTGTGATTTTTACCCAAAATCGTCCCGGGTTAGATGAAAAAATTTTTAAAATTTATAAATTTAAAACCATGAGTGATGAAAGAGATGAAAAGGGTGAGTTATTGAGCGATGAATTGCGTTTGAAAGCCTTTGGAAAAATTGTTAGAAGCTTAAGTTTGGATGAGCTTTTGCAACTTTTTAATGTTTTAAAAGGGGATATGAGTTTTGTGGGGCCTAGACCTCTTTTGGTTGAGTATTTATCCCTTTATAATGGAGAGCAAAAATTGCGTCATAAAGTGCGTCCAGGTATAACAGGGTGGGCACAGGTAAATGGTAGAAATGCTATTTCTTGGCAGAAAAAATTCGAACTCGATGTGTATTATGTGAAAAATATTTCTTTTTTGCTTGATTTAAAAATCATGTTTTTAACAGCTTTAAAGGTTTTAAAACGAAGTGGGGTAAGCAAAGAAGGCCATGTTACAACAGAGAAATTTAATGGCAAGAACTGA
- the pglA gene encoding N,N'-diacetylbacillosaminyl-diphospho-undecaprenol alpha-1,3-N-acetylgalactosaminyltransferase translates to MRIGFLSHAGASIYHFRMPIIKALKDRKDEVFVIVPQDEYTQKLRDIGLKVIVYELSRASLNPFVVLKNFFYLAKVLKNLNLDLIQSAAHKSNTFGILAAKWAKIPYRFALVEGLGSFYIDQGFKANLVRFFINNLYKLSFKFAHQFIFVNESNAEFMRNLGLKESKICVIKSVGINLKKFFPIYVESEKKELFWKNLNIDKKPIVLMIARALWHKGVKEFYESATMLKDKANFVLVGGRDENPSCASLEFLNSGVVHYLGARSDIVELLQNCDIFVLPSYKEGFPVSVLEAKACGKAIVVSDCEGCVEAISNAYDGLWAKTKNAKDLSEKISLLLEDEKLRLNLAKNAAQDALQYDENNITQRYLKLYDRVIKNV, encoded by the coding sequence ATGAGAATAGGATTTTTATCACATGCAGGAGCAAGTATTTATCATTTTAGAATGCCTATTATAAAAGCATTAAAAGATAGAAAAGATGAAGTTTTTGTTATAGTGCCACAAGATGAATACACGCAAAAACTTAGAGATATTGGCTTGAAAGTAATTGTTTACGAGCTTTCAAGAGCTAGTTTAAATCCTTTTGTGGTTTTAAAGAATTTTTTTTATCTTGCTAAGGTTTTGAAAAATTTAAATCTTGATCTTATTCAAAGTGCGGCACACAAAAGCAATACCTTTGGAATTTTAGCAGCAAAATGGGCAAAAATTCCTTATCGTTTTGCTTTGGTAGAAGGCTTGGGATCTTTTTATATAGATCAAGGTTTTAAGGCAAATTTAGTGCGTTTTTTTATTAATAATCTTTATAAATTAAGTTTTAAATTTGCACACCAATTTATTTTTGTCAATGAAAGTAATGCTGAGTTTATGCGGAATTTAGGACTTAAGGAAAGTAAAATTTGTGTGATAAAATCTGTAGGTATCAATTTAAAAAAATTTTTTCCTATTTATGTAGAATCGGAAAAAAAAGAGCTTTTTTGGAAAAATTTAAACATAGATAAAAAACCCATTGTGCTTATGATAGCAAGAGCTTTATGGCATAAAGGTGTAAAAGAATTTTATGAAAGTGCTACTATGCTAAAAGACAAAGCAAATTTTGTTTTAGTTGGTGGAAGAGATGAAAATCCTTCTTGTGCGAGTTTGGAGTTTTTAAACTCGGGTGTGGTGCATTATTTGGGTGCTAGAAGTGATATAGTCGAGCTTTTGCAAAATTGTGATATTTTTGTTTTACCAAGCTATAAAGAAGGCTTTCCTGTAAGTGTTTTGGAGGCAAAAGCTTGTGGTAAGGCTATAGTGGTAAGTGACTGCGAAGGTTGTGTAGAGGCTATTTCTAATGCTTATGATGGACTTTGGGCAAAAACAAAAAATGCTAAGGATTTAAGCGAAAAAATTTCACTTTTATTAGAAGATGAAAAATTAAGATTAAATTTAGCTAAAAATGCCGCCCAAGATGCTTTACAATACGATGAAAATAATATCACACAGCGTTATTTAAAACTTTATGATAGGGTAATTAAGAATGTATGA
- the pglB gene encoding undecaprenyl-diphosphooligosaccharide--protein glycotransferase yields MLKKEYLKNPYLVLFAMIILAYVFSVFCRFYWVWWASEFNEYFFNNQLMIISNDGYAFAEGARDMIAGFHQPNDLSYYGSSLSTLTYWLYKITPFSFESIILYMSTFLSSLVVIPIILLANEYKRPLMGFVAALLASIANSYYNRTMSGYYDTDMLVIVLPMFILFFMVRMILKKDFFSLIALPLFIGIYLWWYPSSYTLNVALIGLFLIYTLIFHRKEKIFYIAVILSSLTLSNIAWFYQSAIIVILFALFALEQKRLNFMIIGILGSVTLIFLILSGGVDPILYQLKFYIFRSDESANLTQGFMYFNVNQTIQEVENVDLSEFMRRISGSEIVFLFSLFGFVWLLRKHKSMIIALPILVLGFLALKGGLRFTIYSVPVMALGFGFLLSEFKAILVKKYSQLTSNICIVFTTVLNLTPVFIHIYNYKAPTVFSQNEASLLNQLKNIANREDYVVTWWDYGYPVRYYSDVKTLVDGGKHLGKDNFFPSFALSKDEQAAANMARLSVEYTEKSFYAPQNDILKTDILQAMMKDYNQSNVDLFLASLSKPDFKIDTPKTRDIYLYMPARMSLIFSTVASFSFINLDTGVLDKPFTFSTAYPLDVKNGEIYLSNGVVLSDDFRSFKIGDNVVSVNSIVEINSIKQGEYKITPIDDKAQFYIFYLKDSAIPYAQFILMDKTMFNSAYVQMFFLGNYDKNLFDLVINSRDAKVFKLKI; encoded by the coding sequence ATGTTGAAAAAAGAGTATTTAAAAAACCCTTATTTAGTTTTGTTTGCGATGATTATATTAGCTTATGTTTTTAGTGTATTTTGCAGGTTTTATTGGGTTTGGTGGGCAAGTGAGTTTAATGAGTATTTTTTCAATAATCAATTAATGATCATTTCAAATGATGGCTATGCTTTTGCTGAGGGTGCAAGAGATATGATAGCAGGTTTTCATCAGCCTAATGATTTGAGTTACTATGGATCTTCTTTATCTACGCTTACTTATTGGCTTTATAAAATCACACCTTTTTCTTTTGAAAGTATCATTTTATATATGAGTACTTTTTTATCTTCTTTGGTGGTGATTCCTATTATTTTGCTAGCTAATGAATACAAACGTCCTTTAATGGGCTTTGTAGCTGCTCTTTTAGCAAGTATAGCAAACAGTTATTATAATCGCACTATGAGCGGGTATTATGATACGGATATGCTGGTAATTGTTTTACCTATGTTTATTTTATTTTTTATGGTAAGAATGATTTTAAAAAAAGACTTTTTTTCATTGATTGCCTTGCCGTTATTTATAGGAATTTATCTTTGGTGGTATCCTTCAAGTTATACTTTAAATGTAGCTTTAATTGGACTTTTTTTAATTTATACACTTATTTTTCATAGAAAAGAAAAGATTTTTTATATAGCTGTGATTTTGTCTTCTCTTACTCTTTCAAATATAGCATGGTTTTATCAAAGTGCCATTATAGTAATACTTTTTGCTTTATTCGCCTTAGAGCAAAAACGCTTAAATTTTATGATTATAGGAATTTTAGGTAGTGTAACCTTGATATTTTTGATTTTAAGTGGTGGGGTTGATCCTATACTTTATCAGCTTAAATTTTATATTTTTAGAAGTGATGAAAGTGCGAATTTAACACAGGGTTTTATGTATTTTAATGTCAATCAAACCATACAAGAAGTTGAAAATGTAGATCTTAGCGAATTTATGCGAAGAATTAGTGGTAGTGAAATTGTTTTTTTGTTTTCTTTGTTTGGTTTTGTATGGCTTTTGAGAAAACATAAAAGTATGATTATAGCTTTACCTATATTGGTGCTTGGGTTTTTAGCCTTAAAAGGGGGGCTTAGATTTACCATTTATTCTGTACCTGTAATGGCTTTAGGATTTGGTTTTTTATTGAGCGAGTTTAAGGCTATATTGGTTAAAAAATATAGCCAATTAACTTCAAATATTTGTATTGTTTTTACAACTGTTTTGAATTTAACTCCAGTATTTATCCATATTTACAACTATAAAGCGCCAACAGTTTTTTCTCAAAATGAAGCATCATTATTAAATCAATTAAAAAATATAGCCAATAGAGAAGATTATGTGGTAACTTGGTGGGATTATGGTTATCCTGTGCGTTATTATAGCGATGTGAAAACTTTAGTAGATGGTGGAAAGCATTTAGGTAAGGATAATTTTTTCCCTTCTTTTGCTTTAAGCAAAGATGAACAAGCTGCAGCTAATATGGCAAGACTTAGTGTAGAATATACAGAAAAAAGCTTTTATGCTCCGCAAAATGATATTTTAAAAACAGACATTTTACAAGCCATGATGAAAGATTATAATCAAAGCAATGTGGATTTGTTTCTAGCTTCATTATCAAAACCTGATTTTAAAATCGATACGCCAAAAACTCGTGATATTTATCTTTATATGCCCGCTAGAATGTCTTTGATTTTTTCTACGGTGGCTAGTTTTTCTTTTATTAATTTAGATACAGGAGTTTTGGATAAACCTTTTACCTTTAGCACAGCTTATCCACTTGATGTTAAAAATGGAGAAATTTATCTTAGCAACGGAGTGGTTTTAAGCGATGATTTTAGAAGTTTTAAAATAGGCGATAATGTGGTTTCTGTAAATAGTATCGTAGAGATTAATTCTATTAAACAAGGTGAATACAAAATCACTCCAATCGATGATAAGGCTCAGTTTTATATTTTTTATTTAAAGGATAGTGCTATTCCTTACGCACAATTTATTTTAATGGATAAAACCATGTTTAATAGTGCTTATGTGCAAATGTTTTTTTTAGGAAATTATGATAAGAATTTATTTGACTTAGTGATTAATTCTAGAGATGCTAAGGTTTTTAAACTTAAAATTTAA
- the pglJ gene encoding N-acetylgalactosamine-N,N'-diacetylbacillosaminyl-diphospho-undecaprenol 4-alpha-N-acetylgalactosaminyltransferase gives MQKLGIFIYSLGSGGAERVVATLLPILSLKFEVHLILMNDKISYEIPECQIHFLECSKPSENPILKFLKLPFLALKYKKLCRNLGIDTEFVFLNRPNYIALMARMFGNKTRLVINECTTPSVMYMKNNFNSLVNKFLISLLYPKADLILPNSKGNLEDLVQNFSINPKKCEILYNAIDLENIGQKALEDIALKDKFILSVGRLDKGKNHALLIRAYARLKIDLKLVILGEGVLKDELLALIKELNLEEKVLLLGFDNNPYKYMAKCEFFAFASVFEGFSNVLIESLACSCAVVCTDHKSGARELFGDDEFGLLVEVDNENSMFQGLKTMLEDDKLRKAYKNKAKTRAKAFDKVKIARDALKYLLG, from the coding sequence ATGCAAAAATTAGGCATTTTTATTTATTCTTTAGGAAGTGGTGGTGCTGAAAGAGTTGTGGCGACTTTATTGCCTATTTTAAGTTTGAAATTTGAAGTGCATTTGATCTTGATGAATGATAAAATTTCTTATGAAATTCCAGAGTGTCAAATTCATTTTTTAGAATGTTCAAAACCTAGTGAAAATCCTATTTTGAAATTTTTAAAACTACCTTTTTTGGCTTTAAAATACAAAAAACTTTGCAGAAATTTAGGTATTGATACAGAATTTGTTTTTTTAAATCGACCTAATTATATAGCTTTAATGGCAAGAATGTTTGGAAACAAAACTCGCCTTGTGATCAATGAATGCACTACGCCAAGTGTGATGTATATGAAAAATAATTTTAATTCTTTGGTAAATAAATTTTTAATTTCTTTGCTTTACCCAAAAGCTGATTTAATCTTGCCTAATTCTAAGGGAAATTTAGAAGATTTGGTGCAAAATTTTAGTATAAATCCAAAAAAATGTGAAATTTTATACAATGCCATCGATTTAGAAAACATAGGGCAAAAAGCCCTTGAAGACATAGCTTTAAAAGATAAATTTATTTTAAGTGTAGGCAGGCTTGATAAAGGTAAAAATCATGCTTTGTTAATTCGTGCTTATGCGAGATTGAAAATAGATTTAAAGCTTGTGATTTTAGGTGAAGGTGTGCTTAAAGATGAGCTTTTAGCTTTGATTAAAGAGTTAAATTTAGAAGAAAAGGTTTTGCTTTTAGGATTTGATAATAATCCTTATAAATACATGGCTAAATGCGAATTTTTTGCTTTTGCTTCTGTATTTGAAGGCTTTTCAAATGTTTTAATTGAAAGCTTAGCTTGTTCTTGTGCGGTGGTTTGCACTGATCATAAAAGTGGTGCAAGAGAGCTTTTTGGCGATGATGAATTTGGACTTTTAGTAGAAGTAGATAATGAAAACTCCATGTTTCAGGGTTTAAAGACTATGCTTGAAGACGATAAATTAAGAAAAGCGTATAAAAATAAGGCTAAAACTAGGGCTAAGGCCTTTGATAAAGTAAAAATTGCACGCGATGCTTTGAAATATTTATTAGGATAA
- the pglI gene encoding GalNAc(5)-diNAcBac-PP-undecaprenol beta-1,3-glucosyltransferase, whose protein sequence is MPKLSVIVPTFNRQVLLEKAIKSIQNQDFKDLEIIVSDDNSSDDTKSVVQNLQKDDDRIKYFLNQNYKQGPNGNKNNGLDQASGEFVTFLDDDDELLSGALSTLMQKANEGYAHVFGNCLIEKEGNLSKEFSGKGLEKDSEISKKDFLMAKFSGEFFSVFKKSLLENKRFNEEFYGNEATLWVNLYKEKSFYIHKAFRIYRIFRQDSVTLGASKNAYRVYLGYLELAKNLENELRMSKDKDYKKTCASYYKMAAYYAKLAKNYKALYKCLFKSLSIKINAPALILLILSIIPNNMIEKLSKIRVALCKN, encoded by the coding sequence ATGCCTAAACTTTCTGTTATAGTACCAACTTTTAATCGTCAAGTTTTGTTAGAAAAGGCTATTAAAAGCATACAAAATCAAGATTTTAAAGATTTAGAAATTATTGTAAGCGATGATAATTCTAGCGATGATACTAAAAGTGTGGTGCAAAATTTACAAAAAGATGATGATCGCATTAAGTATTTTTTAAATCAAAATTACAAACAAGGTCCAAATGGCAATAAAAACAATGGCTTAGATCAAGCAAGTGGCGAGTTTGTAACTTTTTTAGATGATGATGATGAGCTTTTATCTGGGGCTTTAAGTACCTTGATGCAAAAAGCAAATGAGGGTTATGCTCATGTTTTTGGAAATTGTTTGATAGAAAAAGAAGGAAATTTAAGCAAGGAATTTAGCGGCAAGGGCTTGGAAAAAGATAGTGAAATTTCTAAAAAAGATTTTTTAATGGCTAAATTTAGCGGAGAGTTTTTTTCTGTTTTTAAAAAATCCCTACTTGAAAATAAGCGTTTTAATGAAGAATTTTATGGCAATGAAGCCACGCTTTGGGTAAATTTATACAAGGAAAAAAGTTTTTATATCCATAAGGCTTTTAGGATTTATAGAATTTTTAGGCAAGATAGCGTGACTTTAGGGGCGAGTAAAAATGCTTATAGGGTGTATTTGGGATATTTAGAGCTTGCTAAAAATTTAGAAAATGAACTTAGAATGAGTAAGGATAAAGATTATAAAAAAACTTGTGCGAGTTATTATAAAATGGCAGCTTATTATGCAAAACTTGCAAAAAATTATAAAGCCCTTTACAAATGTTTGTTTAAAAGCCTAAGTATAAAAATCAACGCTCCTGCTTTGATATTACTCATTTTAAGTATAATTCCAAATAATATGATTGAAAAATTATCAAAAATTCGGGTGGCTTTATGCAAAAATTAG
- the pglH gene encoding GalNAc-alpha-(1->4)-GalNAc-alpha-(1->3)-diNAcBac-PP-undecaprenol alpha-1,4-N-acetyl-D-galactosaminyltransferase: MMKISFIIATLNSGGAERVLVTLANALCKEHEVSIIKFHAGESFYKLENEVKVTSLEQFRFDTLYHKIASRFKKFFALRKALKESKADVFISFLDTTNIACIAAKIGLKAPLIISEHSNEAYLKPKIWRFLRRVSYPFCDALSVLGSSDKVYYERFVKRVKLLLNPCHFSDEIPFDSSFEKENLVLFIGRLDHNKNPVMFLKAIAHLDKNLQENYKFVIAGDGELRQELEYKVKSLGIKVDFLGRVENVKALYEKAKVLCLCSFVEGLPTVLIESLYFEVCRISSSYYNGAKDLIKDNHDGLLVGCDDEIALAKKLELVLNDENFRKELVNNAKQRCKDFEISHIKEEWLKLIAEVKNA, encoded by the coding sequence ATGATGAAAATAAGCTTTATTATCGCAACTTTAAATTCAGGAGGCGCTGAGCGTGTTTTAGTAACCTTAGCTAATGCACTTTGCAAAGAGCATGAAGTAAGTATTATTAAATTTCATGCAGGAGAATCTTTTTATAAGCTTGAAAATGAAGTTAAAGTTACAAGTTTGGAACAATTTAGATTTGACACACTTTATCATAAAATCGCAAGTCGTTTTAAGAAATTTTTTGCTTTAAGAAAGGCTTTGAAAGAAAGCAAGGCTGATGTTTTTATTTCTTTTTTGGATACGACTAATATTGCTTGTATTGCTGCGAAAATAGGGCTTAAAGCTCCACTCATTATAAGTGAGCATAGTAATGAAGCGTATTTAAAACCTAAAATTTGGCGTTTTTTAAGAAGGGTAAGCTATCCTTTTTGTGATGCTTTAAGTGTGCTTGGAAGCAGTGATAAGGTGTATTATGAAAGATTTGTAAAAAGGGTTAAGCTTTTATTAAACCCTTGTCATTTTAGCGATGAAATTCCTTTTGATTCTAGTTTTGAAAAGGAAAATTTGGTTCTTTTTATAGGGCGTTTAGATCACAACAAAAACCCTGTAATGTTTTTAAAAGCTATAGCGCATTTGGATAAAAATTTACAAGAAAATTATAAATTTGTTATAGCAGGAGATGGAGAGTTAAGGCAAGAACTTGAATACAAGGTAAAATCTTTAGGAATAAAAGTTGATTTTTTAGGACGCGTTGAAAATGTCAAGGCTCTTTATGAAAAAGCAAAAGTGCTTTGCCTTTGTTCTTTTGTAGAGGGTTTGCCAACGGTTTTAATTGAAAGTTTGTATTTTGAGGTTTGTAGAATTTCAAGTTCTTATTATAATGGTGCTAAGGATTTAATCAAAGATAATCATGATGGGCTTTTGGTAGGTTGTGATGATGAAATAGCACTTGCTAAAAAACTTGAACTTGTTTTAAATGATGAAAATTTTAGAAAAGAACTTGTAAATAATGCCAAACAAAGGTGTAAAGACTTTGAAATTTCTCATATCAAAGAAGAATGGCTTAAGCTTATAGCCGAGGTTAAAAATGCCTAA